One Ctenopharyngodon idella isolate HZGC_01 chromosome 3, HZGC01, whole genome shotgun sequence genomic window, TTTCACTCAGTTCACTTTTTGATCTGAATTTGGTTCTTttaaccttaaaaaaaacaaaaaaaaaaacactctttttGTATAAAAACTACAAGCATTATTGTTATACAAAACAGCctgacaaaataaaagagaacagACACGGGGTAATTCATCTaaaatatctgtctgtctgaactCTCTCATACTCATATTGTTCCCAAATGCAGAGCCAGGTAAATGAGATTGACGGTGGTGGAGAAAAAGCCTATGAGGTTACAGAGGTTAGACAGACCATGGTAGCGGTAGAAGCTGGATCTGTGCTCCTTGTATTTGGGGTCCTGCTCACGCAGTTTGGCATATCCTTCCTTATTGGAGCTCATTCCCACCTGACCTCCCAGACCATGTTCCTTCTCGATCTCCTGCATGACCAGCATGCTCTCTGTGGCAGACGGACCGAACCACTGCGCGTTCAGACCGGCCATGATCACGGCCACAAAGAACAGACTCATCTGTTAAGAttagagagtgtgagagaggcATGATACTATAGTGCGGggaaaaaacaaatgcataaaGTTTTGATGGGTCACCTGTATGCCCTCATGCCAGTCCAGCAGTTCTCTAGGGTGATACACGGCATATACGGCCAGATTGATTGCATTTCCACCCAGCAGACAATAGAAATAAAATGGGAACAATTTGCTTTGCACAAGCCCGAACGTGTGCATGGACACCTGGGAGAT contains:
- the tmem205 gene encoding transmembrane protein 205, with the translated sequence MATEGDPTDFVKVLHLLVISFTWGMQVWVSFIAGFVLISQVSMHTFGLVQSKLFPFYFYCLLGGNAINLAVYAVYHPRELLDWHEGIQMSLFFVAVIMAGLNAQWFGPSATESMLVMQEIEKEHGLGGQVGMSSNKEGYAKLREQDPKYKEHRSSFYRYHGLSNLCNLIGFFSTTVNLIYLALHLGTI